A single genomic interval of Vulpes vulpes isolate BD-2025 chromosome 3, VulVul3, whole genome shotgun sequence harbors:
- the TMED5 gene encoding transmembrane emp24 domain-containing protein 5 isoform X2 has protein sequence MGDNIWRPCPVLLLAGLLPALLPGTASFTPSLDSDFTFTLPAGQKECFYQPMPLKASLEIEYQVLDGAGLDIDFHLASPEGRTLVFEQRKSDGVHTVETEDGDYMFCFDNTFSTISEKVIFFELILDNMGEQEQEQEDWKKYITGTDMLDMKLEDILDLTIKIDFSEDVQVRVFLGIHQQYQGQTKQKWPYPDSA, from the exons ATGGGCGACAACATCTGGCGGCCCTGCCCGGTGCTCCTCCTGGCCGGTCTGCTCCCAGCGCTGCTGCCGGGGACGGCCAGCTTCACGCCCTCCTTGGACAGCGACTTCACGTTCACCCTTCCGGCCGGCCAGAAGGAGTGCTTCTACCAGCCCATGCCCCTGAAGGCCTCGCTGGAGATCGAGTACCAA GTTTTAGATGGAGCAGGATTAGATATTGACTTCCATCTTGCCTCTCCAGAGGGAAGAACCTTAGTTTTTGAACAAAGAAAATCAGATGGAGTTCACAC GGTAGAGACTGAAGATGGTGACTACATGTTCTGCTTTGATAATACATTCAGCACCATTTCTGAGAAGGtgattttctttgaattaatCCTGGATAATATGGGAGAACAGGAGCAAGAGCAAGAGGACTGGAAGAAATATATTACTGGCACAGACATGTTGGACATGAAACTGGAAGACATTCTG GACCTTactataaaaatagatttttcagaaGATGTACAAGTTagagt ATTTTTAG GAATCCATCAACAGTATCAAGGCCAGACTAAGCAAAAGTGGCCATATCCAGACTCTGCTTAG
- the TMED5 gene encoding transmembrane emp24 domain-containing protein 5 isoform X1 produces the protein MGDNIWRPCPVLLLAGLLPALLPGTASFTPSLDSDFTFTLPAGQKECFYQPMPLKASLEIEYQVLDGAGLDIDFHLASPEGRTLVFEQRKSDGVHTVETEDGDYMFCFDNTFSTISEKVIFFELILDNMGEQEQEQEDWKKYITGTDMLDMKLEDILESINSIKARLSKSGHIQTLLRAFEARDRNIQESNFDRVNFWSMVNLVVMVVVSAIQVYMLKSLFEDKRKSRT, from the exons ATGGGCGACAACATCTGGCGGCCCTGCCCGGTGCTCCTCCTGGCCGGTCTGCTCCCAGCGCTGCTGCCGGGGACGGCCAGCTTCACGCCCTCCTTGGACAGCGACTTCACGTTCACCCTTCCGGCCGGCCAGAAGGAGTGCTTCTACCAGCCCATGCCCCTGAAGGCCTCGCTGGAGATCGAGTACCAA GTTTTAGATGGAGCAGGATTAGATATTGACTTCCATCTTGCCTCTCCAGAGGGAAGAACCTTAGTTTTTGAACAAAGAAAATCAGATGGAGTTCACAC GGTAGAGACTGAAGATGGTGACTACATGTTCTGCTTTGATAATACATTCAGCACCATTTCTGAGAAGGtgattttctttgaattaatCCTGGATAATATGGGAGAACAGGAGCAAGAGCAAGAGGACTGGAAGAAATATATTACTGGCACAGACATGTTGGACATGAAACTGGAAGACATTCTG GAATCCATCAACAGTATCAAGGCCAGACTAAGCAAAAGTGGCCATATCCAGACTCTGCTTAGAGCATTTGAAGCCCGTGATCGAAACATACAAGAAAGCAACTTTGATAGAGTCAACTTCTGGTCTATGGTTAACTTAGTGGTAATGGTGGTGGTGTCAGCCATTCAAGTTTATATGCTAAAGAGTCTATTTGAAGATAAGAGGAAAAGTAGAACTTAA